The following DNA comes from Amycolatopsis albispora.
GCCACCGGCACCCTCATGCTCGGCGCCCAGCCGAAACCGCCCGACCACGCTACCGTCGTCCCGCGTTTCGACCGCCTCGATTCCCAGTCGGCAGCGCCCCGCCTGCCGACAACCAGCGCACAGTGACGCCGAACCGCCGCCCACCGCGGGAAAGCCACTCAGCGGCCCCGTGGGAATGCCCGATCCCGAACGCTGCCCATCTTCCCTTTCACCGGTCATTCGCTCGTTCCCCTGCACGCCCGTTTCGACTCCGAACAAGCAAGACGTTATCAGCCATTTACAACCCGCCGGCTCGGCATCGCCAACATCACACGCCGTTGGCTCGCCAACCTCGTTGCGCCGGCGGGAGTCGCCCTTCTGCCACGCGCCGCGGCGCGCCGCGATGATGTGCGCCATACCTCTAGGTTAATGTCAACTCACTAGTACCCGCCGGTAGGTCATCCGTGGTACAGGGTCTGGTGCTCGGCCCGGATCTTGTACTTGAGCACCTTGCCGCCGACGGTTTCGGGCAACGCGTCGGTGACCACGATTCGTTTGGGTGTTTCGAACCCGGCCAGACGGGAGCGGCAGAACTCGGTGACCTCCTCCTCGGTGACCGTCTGGCCGTCGGTGGGCACCACGAACGCGGTCACCGCCTCACCCCACCGCTCGTGGGGCAGGCCGACTACTGCGGCCTTGGCCACCGCGGGGTGTTGGTGCAGTACCGACTCGACGCGCAGGCTGGAGACGTTCTCCCCGCCGGTCTTGACGATGTCCTTGTACCGGTCGAGCATGACGCGCAGGCCGTCGGCGTCGTCGCGGCAACTGTCCCCGGAGTGGAACCAGCCGTCCTGGAACGCTTCCTTGGTCGCCGCCTCGTTGCGGTAGTAGCCGGCGGTCACTACGGGCGAGCGGTAGACCACCTCGCCGGGCGTACCTGGCTTGTCCGTCAAGTCGTGGCCCTGTTCGTCTACGATCTTCGCGGCCAGCAGCGGGCTGGGGAGTCCGACGTAGTTCTGTTCGGGCGCGGTCCGCAGGAAGGTGTCCCGCCACTGGTCCACCCAGAAGCGGTGACACGCGATCGCCTCCGTCTGCCCCAGGATCTCCATGGGCTGCAGTTCCTCGCCGCACAGCCGCTTGAGCTGGGCCACAGTGCCCGGCGGCAGCGCGGCCCAGCCGTAGACCAGCACGCGCAGCGATCGAGCGTCGTAGCGGACCGGGTCGGTCGACAGCGCGTCGACCAGTGCGTTGACCATCGCGGGCGAGCCAGCCCACAGAGCTGTGACGGACTCGCGGGTGATCGCTTCGGCGATCTGCTGGGCGTCGGGACGCCGGCCGAGCACCATTGTCCCACCGGTCAGGAACGTCGAGAGCATCAGTTGGTCGCCGATGTGGTAGACGATGGGCAGGAACGTGCCCAGTACCAGGTCGGACTCGAATCGCAGGCCGCGGCTGAACGGTAACGCGAAGCTGTACGCGGCGAGGTAGCTGTAGTGGTGTGACAGCATCACGCCCTTGGGCATGGACGTGGTGCCCGAGGTGGACAGGATCTGCCAGATGTCGTCACCGTGGATCGCGACGTCGGGCTCGTCGGCCGGCGCGCCGTCGAGGAAGGAGGTCCAGCTCAGCACACCCTCGGGCACGTTCCCGCCGATCGGGAGAACGATCGGGGTCAGCCCGGCGGCGGTGACGGGGCCCTCGGCGACCGGCCAGAACTCGGCATCGACGAAGGCGAACCGGGCCTCGACGTGCTCGATGAGGTAACTGACGACGTCTGGTGCGAGCGACGGGTTGACCGGCGCGCACACCAGGCCCGCCTTGGCGATGCCCAGCTTGGTGACCAGCGCCTCGACCGAGTTCTCGCAGAACAGCGACACCCGCTCGCCCGCGTGCAGGCCCTGCGCGGCGAGCGCGTTCGCCACCCGGTTGGCCAGCTCGTCGACATCGCGGTAGGTCAGCCTGCGGTGCTCGGGATAGGCGTAGGCTCCGTCGCGGCCCACCACCGCCGCCTTGTCGGGGCGGCTCCAGATCAGCCGCTCGCACAGATCGCCGACGCTGACCCGGTTCCAGCGTTGGGTTTCGTGGCGGCCGCGAAGACTGGTCACGTCGATGGGACCTGACAACATGGTCATCCTCCTGTCAGCACGGCGGTGCGTCCTCCTCGAGTACGGTGATGGGGATCGGCACGTGGCGGGAGCGCAGGTACTCGCCGAGCCCCTTCGCCTGTGGGTCGGGCCGTACCGAGGCGGCCACGCCCTCGCCGAGCAGGCCGACCAGCACGAAGTTCAGCGCCCGCAGGTTCGGCAGCTCGTGGCGGTGGATGGTCAGCGGCGAAGCCTCGGGGATCAGGGTCCGCAGCCGGTCGACGGTGAGGTAGTCGCGTAGCCAGGCGTACGCGGTGTCGGTGCGGACCCATACGCCGACGTTGGCGTTGCCGCCCTTGTCACCCGACCGCGCCGCGCAGACCCGCCCCAGTGGGACTATCCGGGTGGGTGCCTGCACTGTCACCGTGGATGGATCGGGCGGGGGGACGCGCTGGCCGGTGGCTGGGGCGTGCTCGCCGCGGACGATCGTTCGGGTCGTGCCGTCGGGGAGCACAACCCGTTGTTCGATCAGGTCGGCGGGGATGAGGGTGGGCCAGTACACGCCGTAGGCGCTCTCGGCGGTGGGCGGGGTCGTGGTATGCAGCCCGGCGGGCCCGGCGAGGATGACCTCCATGGCCGCGCCGGAGAAGGCCCGCCCGACCTTGCGCGCGTCCGGGTCTTTGACGGTGATCCGCAGGTGGGCGGTGGCTTCCTCGTTGGTCGGGGCATCGTCGGTGTCGAACCGCATCAGGCGCACGTCGGTTTCGGCGAAGGTGTCCTTGCCGCCGAGGATGTCGAACAGCAGTCCTTCGGTCCAGGCGGCCTTGTCCTCGATGTCGAGGCCGGTCAGGACGAACGTCATGGTGTTGCGGTAGCCGCCGACGTAGTTCATGGCGACCTTCGCCCTGTCCGGCGGCGCGCTGCCTCGCACGTCCGACACGCTGATGCGGTCGGGCCGCTGTTGGGTCAGGG
Coding sequences within:
- a CDS encoding PaaI family thioesterase, translating into MAHIIAARRGAWQKGDSRRRNEVGEPTACDVGDAEPAGCKWLITSCLFGVETGVQGNERMTGEREDGQRSGSGIPTGPLSGFPAVGGGSASLCAGCRQAGRCRLGIEAVETRDDGSVVGRFRLGAEHEGAGGVAHGGSVMAAFDEVCGVVPWSASVLAVTADMQVSFRRPVPIEHDLDIRAWSENRDERGWWTIAAELLLPGPNMVLATARGRFVERDPERHYARFHQWLSERTGRTSDAHA
- a CDS encoding AMP-binding protein; its protein translation is MLSGPIDVTSLRGRHETQRWNRVSVGDLCERLIWSRPDKAAVVGRDGAYAYPEHRRLTYRDVDELANRVANALAAQGLHAGERVSLFCENSVEALVTKLGIAKAGLVCAPVNPSLAPDVVSYLIEHVEARFAFVDAEFWPVAEGPVTAAGLTPIVLPIGGNVPEGVLSWTSFLDGAPADEPDVAIHGDDIWQILSTSGTTSMPKGVMLSHHYSYLAAYSFALPFSRGLRFESDLVLGTFLPIVYHIGDQLMLSTFLTGGTMVLGRRPDAQQIAEAITRESVTALWAGSPAMVNALVDALSTDPVRYDARSLRVLVYGWAALPPGTVAQLKRLCGEELQPMEILGQTEAIACHRFWVDQWRDTFLRTAPEQNYVGLPSPLLAAKIVDEQGHDLTDKPGTPGEVVYRSPVVTAGYYRNEAATKEAFQDGWFHSGDSCRDDADGLRVMLDRYKDIVKTGGENVSSLRVESVLHQHPAVAKAAVVGLPHERWGEAVTAFVVPTDGQTVTEEEVTEFCRSRLAGFETPKRIVVTDALPETVGGKVLKYKIRAEHQTLYHG
- a CDS encoding acyclic terpene utilization AtuA family protein, encoding MNSRAVRIGNCSGFYGDRVAAAREMVDGGPVDVLTGDYLAELTMLILWKAKQKDPGAGYAQTFVTQMEQVLGTCLDRGIRVVTNAGGLNPAGLAERLTELAERLGLSPRIAYIEGDDLTNRIDDLLDQGHSLAHLDTGKPLADAGVKPVTANAYLGGWGITEALAAGADIVVCPRVTDASLVTGPAAWWHGWARTDYDVLAGAVVAGHIIECGPQATGGNYSWPHEVTDRRYPGFPIAEIAADGSSVITKHPNTGGMVSVGTVTAQLLYEIAEPAYPNPDVVAHFDTITLTQQRPDRISVSDVRGSAPPDRAKVAMNYVGGYRNTMTFVLTGLDIEDKAAWTEGLLFDILGGKDTFAETDVRLMRFDTDDAPTNEEATAHLRITVKDPDARKVGRAFSGAAMEVILAGPAGLHTTTPPTAESAYGVYWPTLIPADLIEQRVVLPDGTTRTIVRGEHAPATGQRVPPPDPSTVTVQAPTRIVPLGRVCAARSGDKGGNANVGVWVRTDTAYAWLRDYLTVDRLRTLIPEASPLTIHRHELPNLRALNFVLVGLLGEGVAASVRPDPQAKGLGEYLRSRHVPIPITVLEEDAPPC